One stretch of Paenibacillus sp. FSL R5-0341 DNA includes these proteins:
- a CDS encoding MBL fold metallo-hydrolase yields the protein MPKIRYNNIDNVSTDKTLKEFKQWREQRRNKVKDYSYTVPKHPPELDYLHANRDDTSITWIGHSTFFIQYYGLNIVTDPVWAEKMGFQRRLGAPGIPIQDIPPLDVILISHSHYDHLHLASLRKLITAKTLLIVPDGLKRKMIRKGFHRCQEMKWWDHMTLGGVKITFVPAQHWTRRTLFDTNTSHWGGYVLEPNHPATTSAAESAATTSDQDQSSKESGKHETAKASDGPPVLYFVGDTGYFQGFKTIGERFDIGVTLMPIGAYDPEWFMTSQHVTPEEALQGFVESGSQLMVPMHYGTFKLADDTPKEALDRLEVERERLGIGKERIRVLGHGETLRIHHENGKQD from the coding sequence ATGCCTAAAATCCGTTATAACAACATTGATAATGTAAGTACGGACAAAACGCTGAAGGAATTCAAGCAATGGAGGGAGCAACGGCGCAACAAAGTGAAGGACTATTCCTACACCGTGCCCAAACACCCACCTGAACTGGATTATCTGCATGCCAACCGGGATGACACGAGTATTACCTGGATTGGTCACTCCACGTTTTTCATTCAATATTATGGATTGAACATCGTGACTGACCCGGTGTGGGCCGAAAAAATGGGATTTCAACGAAGGCTCGGTGCCCCTGGCATTCCGATTCAGGATATTCCACCGTTGGATGTCATTCTAATATCCCATTCCCACTATGATCATCTGCATCTGGCTTCCTTGCGTAAGCTGATTACAGCCAAGACGTTGCTGATCGTACCCGATGGTCTGAAGCGCAAAATGATACGCAAAGGATTCCATCGATGCCAGGAGATGAAATGGTGGGACCATATGACACTTGGCGGGGTCAAAATAACTTTTGTTCCGGCACAGCACTGGACGCGCCGAACGCTGTTCGACACCAATACATCCCATTGGGGCGGTTATGTGTTGGAACCGAATCATCCGGCGACGACTTCAGCAGCGGAAAGTGCTGCAACAACGAGCGACCAGGACCAATCATCAAAGGAATCAGGGAAACACGAAACAGCCAAAGCATCTGACGGCCCGCCTGTGTTGTATTTTGTGGGGGATACAGGTTACTTCCAGGGATTCAAAACGATTGGAGAGCGCTTTGACATTGGTGTTACCTTGATGCCCATCGGTGCCTACGATCCGGAATGGTTCATGACTTCTCAGCATGTGACACCTGAAGAAGCGTTGCAAGGATTCGTTGAATCCGGTTCCCAGCTCATGGTGCCGATGCATTACGGCACATTTAAGCTGGCGGATGATACGCCCAAGGAAGCATTGGATCGGCTGGAAGTCGAACGTGAGCGGCTTGGCATCGGTAAAGAGCGAATTCGGGTGTTGGGTCATGGCGAAACGCTTCGTATTCACCACGAAAATGGTAAACAGGACTAA
- a CDS encoding cytochrome d ubiquinol oxidase subunit II encodes MSFEIAGIAILWTFLFGYLIVASIDFGAGFFSFYSILTGHENKIHNIIQRYLSPVWEVTNVFLIFFVVGLVGFYPDSAFYYGTALLVPGSLAIVLLAIRGVYYAYNTYGNHGKNSRIYMALYGATGLLIPAVFSTILAISEGGIIEQVGDQVFFRWREFLTNPYTWSVVLLALVSVLYISAMFLTYYAKRAADEPAFEVLREYALLWSLPTIFASFLAFLQINKQNPAHFEQMVNISWMFIASFICFVIAVSLVWKRKYLGWCFIAVMLQFAFAWYGYGRSHLPYILYPYINIYDSFTNRTMGIALITAFSLGLLVLIPSLVLIMKLFLFDANYVRGNSGKKKG; translated from the coding sequence TTGAGTTTCGAAATTGCAGGCATCGCGATACTGTGGACATTTTTATTCGGTTACCTGATCGTCGCTTCGATTGATTTCGGTGCTGGTTTTTTCAGCTTTTACAGCATCTTGACCGGTCACGAGAACAAAATTCATAACATCATTCAGCGCTACCTGTCTCCCGTGTGGGAAGTGACGAATGTGTTTCTGATCTTTTTTGTGGTCGGACTGGTCGGATTTTATCCGGACAGCGCTTTTTATTATGGGACGGCTTTGCTGGTTCCAGGTTCTCTGGCCATTGTACTGCTTGCCATCCGGGGCGTGTATTACGCTTACAATACCTATGGCAACCATGGGAAGAACAGCCGGATCTACATGGCATTGTATGGAGCGACGGGATTGCTGATCCCAGCGGTGTTCTCTACCATTTTGGCGATATCCGAAGGTGGGATCATTGAGCAGGTGGGCGATCAGGTGTTTTTTCGATGGCGTGAATTTTTGACGAATCCCTATACCTGGTCGGTTGTTTTGCTTGCACTGGTTAGTGTGCTGTATATCTCGGCGATGTTTCTTACCTACTATGCGAAGCGGGCGGCGGATGAGCCTGCCTTTGAGGTGCTTCGAGAGTATGCGCTGCTCTGGAGCTTGCCCACTATTTTCGCGAGCTTTCTGGCTTTTCTGCAGATTAACAAACAGAATCCCGCACACTTTGAGCAGATGGTGAATATCTCATGGATGTTCATTGCTTCATTTATATGTTTTGTCATTGCGGTGTCGCTGGTATGGAAACGCAAATATCTGGGCTGGTGTTTTATCGCTGTCATGCTTCAGTTTGCCTTTGCCTGGTATGGTTATGGACGATCTCACTTGCCGTATATCCTATATCCTTACATTAATATTTACGACAGTTTTACGAATCGTACGATGGGGATTGCGCTGATTACGGCGTTCAGTTTGGGGCTACTCGTGCTGATTCCTTCGCTTGTGCTGATTATGAAGCTGTTCCTGTTTGATGCCAATTATGTACGCGGTAATTCTGGTAAAAAGAAAGGATGA
- a CDS encoding cytochrome ubiquinol oxidase subunit I, whose protein sequence is MSSLDPVLLSRILTGLTLFVHIIFASIGVGVPLMIALAEWRGLRTNDIHYTLLARRWARGFVITVAVGVVTGTSIGLQLSLLWPMFMRVAGQAIALPLFMETFAFFIEAIFLGIYLYTWDRFKKKYTHMLLLIPVALGSSASAIFITTVNSFMNQPQGFTLINGIMKDIHPIAAMLNPATPTKVSHVLASSYTLSAGILAGIAAFSLLRGRDHVYYKKALKLTTVSALVFAISTVMIGDSSGKFLAKYQPEKLAAAEWHFKTMKKAPLLYGGILDENNEVKYAIEIPYALSILAGNRPDTEVKGLEEYPADLRPPLSIHYMFDLKVTTGVIILMIPVLYVLRRWLPGRKPYPKWLLLGIVLLGPLAMIAIELGWMFAEVGRQPWILRGYMKVAEAATTSTSVGWMLVLFILLYLILCFSCIRVLSKLFRNKEAEKELETLGLEGGIVH, encoded by the coding sequence ATGTCATCCCTGGATCCTGTTTTGCTCAGCCGTATACTGACCGGTCTTACCCTGTTTGTACACATCATTTTTGCCTCCATTGGTGTAGGTGTTCCCCTCATGATTGCCTTGGCCGAGTGGCGAGGGTTGCGAACCAATGATATACATTACACCCTGTTGGCACGCCGTTGGGCGCGAGGTTTTGTCATCACCGTTGCCGTTGGCGTCGTTACAGGTACCTCAATCGGATTACAGCTCAGCCTGCTGTGGCCGATGTTTATGCGGGTCGCGGGACAGGCGATAGCTCTGCCGCTGTTTATGGAGACGTTTGCCTTTTTTATCGAGGCGATCTTTCTTGGGATTTACCTCTATACGTGGGATCGTTTCAAAAAGAAATATACGCATATGCTGCTGTTGATTCCGGTAGCTCTCGGCTCATCTGCATCTGCGATTTTCATTACAACGGTGAATTCCTTCATGAACCAGCCTCAGGGATTCACTCTGATTAATGGCATCATGAAGGATATCCATCCAATTGCTGCGATGTTGAATCCGGCAACGCCAACTAAAGTGTCCCATGTACTTGCCTCCTCATACACCCTGAGTGCAGGTATTCTTGCGGGGATCGCTGCCTTCAGTTTGCTCCGGGGACGAGACCATGTGTATTACAAAAAAGCACTGAAACTCACGACGGTGTCTGCGCTCGTATTTGCGATCAGCACCGTCATGATTGGAGACTCCTCCGGTAAATTTCTGGCGAAGTATCAGCCGGAGAAGCTGGCTGCCGCAGAATGGCATTTCAAAACAATGAAGAAGGCACCGCTCCTCTATGGCGGAATTCTGGATGAGAACAATGAAGTGAAATATGCCATTGAGATTCCGTATGCTCTTAGCATTTTGGCAGGTAATCGTCCAGATACGGAAGTGAAAGGTCTTGAAGAATATCCTGCGGATCTGAGGCCACCACTGTCTATTCACTATATGTTCGATCTGAAGGTCACAACCGGCGTGATCATCCTGATGATTCCTGTGCTCTATGTACTGCGTCGATGGTTGCCAGGTCGTAAGCCGTATCCCAAATGGCTGCTGCTGGGCATTGTCTTGCTGGGACCTCTCGCCATGATTGCCATTGAGCTGGGGTGGATGTTTGCCGAAGTTGGCAGGCAGCCTTGGATTTTACGTGGGTATATGAAGGTGGCGGAAGCGGCTACGACGTCAACTTCGGTAGGATGGATGCTGGTGTTGTTCATCTTGCTGTATCTGATTCTGTGTTTCTCGTGTATTCGGGTGCTCAGCAAGCTGTTCCGTAATAAGGAAGCAGAGAAGGAACTGGAGACGCTGGGGCTTGAAGGAGGGATCGTGCATTGA
- a CDS encoding ATP-binding protein, with translation MNRLDVRQLLEWVVLKLRVPWIGTSILIIIGSLSTIFPLTLFYGVQFMVGSAAALIALRLHGAIYGFVTITVIHLLNTIIVGFEPRNLTVMIAHFAELIWMLGWQLRWKNGSLIKANAVFWVVMLLPVIYCGHYILGLNIEDLKYEYMYIAVIGMVNALIAGIVVDFWITTGEHKSKRTGTIPLTRIAFKYVVAFVVFVSLVLLSADSRRQLSQMNDAILRDMKHAANAVVQDLDEQYVTSENMDQNMARYHHLLGVNVILLDRNDTVVASGLNTLQTGEYLDMDQFRLLKSRDNLILLSSDNIHYSDVLNHWKEASFIYEAEMTAVTPYRVFIENNSTKYYPRIESIYLSTLQSLFVIIVASMIVAAPLSSKVVSPLLRLTRMTGSLPRLLFRNGKMEWPTSHVTEVQILIGNLRKMADVLLEQFEQIRLDKLTLEDRVIERTKELKNSEEVKRAIIESSIDAIIAVDSNGIIVEFNPEAERMFGLLREEVILMKEAPSLFQGASCMEIKKLLERFEYVEGKRYTTVDEISGIRRDGSVFPIEYKIVEIQLGKNETLYNLFIKDITERTRAEEDRVRHALALEQLNSELFNEKIAIQEQRDISEQFIESVREGLVMSDRLGNITIVNRRIEEMFGLGDFLGRSIEDLAQAIDTMVLTDNFNLSEQTRAFLNGETAFIETEFIFNNVEKSVFSLYMKQMDVPGKNHGFLLVFRDRTGEERLDRMKNELISVVSHELRTPVATIMGYVELMMMYDLPAAQQQEFMQTISSEGKRLSSLLDDVLDIQRLDNEGMTYHMTYVPLVELVEGVVDQWNMKSVQRIHVHTFNGDFFAYADQNRMVQVLHNLVGNAVKYSPGADRIDVTLWEEEEWLCIDVRDYGIGIDEKEKDMLFNKFYRVDNSDHRQIGGTGIGLYISRKIVEDHNGTLTFISAPDKGSTFKVRLPKQDVLL, from the coding sequence ATGAACCGTTTAGATGTAAGACAGCTGCTGGAGTGGGTGGTACTTAAGCTGAGGGTACCCTGGATTGGAACCAGCATTCTGATCATTATTGGCTCACTAAGCACTATTTTTCCGCTTACTTTATTCTATGGTGTACAGTTTATGGTTGGCAGCGCAGCAGCACTTATTGCTCTTCGTTTGCATGGGGCTATCTATGGATTTGTCACTATTACAGTTATCCATCTGCTAAATACCATCATTGTCGGCTTCGAACCGCGGAATTTAACTGTGATGATTGCACATTTCGCTGAACTGATCTGGATGCTCGGTTGGCAGCTCCGTTGGAAGAATGGCAGTCTAATCAAGGCTAATGCTGTCTTCTGGGTAGTGATGCTACTTCCGGTTATTTATTGCGGGCATTATATATTGGGCCTGAATATAGAAGATTTGAAGTATGAGTATATGTATATTGCTGTGATTGGCATGGTGAATGCCCTGATCGCGGGTATTGTGGTGGATTTCTGGATTACCACGGGTGAGCACAAATCCAAGCGTACGGGAACCATTCCACTTACAAGGATTGCGTTTAAATACGTAGTTGCCTTCGTGGTATTTGTTTCGCTCGTATTGTTATCCGCAGATAGCCGCAGACAATTGAGTCAGATGAATGATGCCATTTTACGTGATATGAAACATGCCGCGAATGCCGTTGTTCAGGATCTAGACGAACAGTATGTTACCTCGGAGAATATGGATCAGAATATGGCACGTTATCACCATCTATTGGGTGTGAATGTGATTCTGCTGGATCGGAATGATACAGTCGTGGCTTCTGGTTTGAATACACTTCAGACTGGCGAGTACTTGGATATGGACCAATTCCGTCTTCTAAAGTCGAGGGATAATCTCATTCTGTTAAGCTCCGATAATATCCATTACAGTGATGTATTGAATCACTGGAAAGAGGCATCTTTCATCTATGAAGCGGAGATGACAGCTGTAACACCTTATCGGGTATTCATTGAGAACAACTCGACCAAGTATTATCCCCGAATAGAATCGATCTACCTGTCCACATTGCAATCCCTGTTCGTCATCATCGTTGCTTCCATGATTGTGGCGGCTCCTCTGAGCAGTAAGGTCGTTAGCCCGCTGTTAAGACTAACCAGGATGACAGGTTCTCTTCCGAGATTGTTATTTCGCAATGGGAAGATGGAATGGCCAACGAGCCATGTAACCGAAGTGCAGATTCTTATTGGTAATTTGCGCAAAATGGCTGATGTGCTGCTGGAACAGTTCGAACAGATCCGACTGGACAAGTTAACGCTAGAGGATAGGGTCATCGAGCGGACCAAGGAACTCAAGAATAGTGAAGAAGTCAAACGTGCAATTATTGAATCGTCGATTGATGCGATTATCGCTGTGGACTCCAATGGAATCATCGTTGAGTTTAACCCGGAGGCGGAAAGAATGTTTGGATTGCTTCGGGAAGAAGTGATTCTCATGAAGGAAGCACCGTCTCTTTTTCAAGGGGCCAGTTGTATGGAGATTAAGAAATTGCTGGAGCGATTCGAATATGTTGAAGGTAAGAGATACACGACCGTAGATGAAATTTCAGGTATTCGCCGAGACGGTTCCGTCTTTCCAATTGAGTACAAAATTGTTGAGATTCAGCTTGGCAAAAATGAGACGTTGTATAACCTGTTTATTAAGGATATTACAGAGCGAACCAGAGCAGAAGAAGATCGTGTGCGGCATGCCCTTGCACTGGAGCAGCTTAATTCGGAGTTGTTCAATGAAAAGATTGCTATTCAGGAACAGCGGGATATCAGTGAGCAATTTATAGAGTCTGTTCGGGAAGGTCTTGTCATGTCTGATCGACTAGGCAACATAACCATCGTCAACCGAAGGATAGAAGAGATGTTTGGTCTGGGTGATTTCCTGGGCAGATCCATTGAAGATTTGGCGCAGGCCATTGATACGATGGTATTGACGGATAACTTCAATCTGTCGGAACAGACGCGGGCATTCCTAAATGGTGAAACGGCATTTATTGAGACCGAATTTATATTTAACAATGTGGAGAAAAGTGTGTTTTCCTTGTATATGAAACAGATGGATGTTCCGGGTAAAAATCATGGATTCCTGCTAGTATTCCGTGATCGGACAGGAGAAGAGCGGTTGGATCGGATGAAAAATGAGCTGATCAGCGTGGTATCCCATGAGCTTCGAACACCTGTAGCCACCATTATGGGATATGTGGAACTCATGATGATGTATGACCTTCCGGCAGCTCAACAGCAGGAATTCATGCAGACCATCTCATCAGAGGGCAAGCGGCTGAGCAGTTTGCTGGATGATGTGCTTGATATTCAGCGGCTTGACAACGAAGGTATGACCTACCATATGACCTATGTACCGCTGGTTGAACTGGTAGAGGGGGTAGTTGATCAGTGGAATATGAAGTCTGTCCAACGAATCCATGTTCATACGTTTAATGGGGACTTTTTTGCTTATGCTGACCAGAACAGGATGGTTCAGGTTCTTCATAATCTGGTGGGTAATGCGGTCAAGTACTCACCGGGAGCCGACCGCATTGATGTTACGTTATGGGAAGAAGAGGAATGGTTATGTATCGATGTACGTGATTACGGAATAGGTATTGACGAGAAAGAAAAGGACATGCTGTTCAACAAATTCTATCGTGTGGATAATTCGGATCATCGGCAGATTGGTGGAACAGGAATCGGATTGTACATTTCCCGCAAAATTGTAGAAGATCACAACGGTACACTGACTTTCATATCTGCACCGGACAAAGGAAGCACGTTCAAGGTTCGACTGCCCAAGCAGGATGTGTTGCTCTAA
- a CDS encoding response regulator transcription factor has translation MTIKVLLIEDEKNLADMIAFFLEEEGYITERVHHAREALQLFSQFQPDIVVTDLMLPETDGNDLVEAFRQHSTVPILMISASTMLNDRLRALHNGADDFLCKPFSLKELDARIKALLRRSIISYQDKPVKEDKQAEVTGHVNVNEYRRTLFVDGVEIEVTHIEFEIMKELYRNPGKVFTRNELMDRIKGSERAYLDRTIDVHISSLRKKIEPDPKNPRYIKTVWGTGYKYVI, from the coding sequence ATGACGATCAAAGTACTTCTTATAGAAGATGAGAAAAATCTGGCTGACATGATTGCTTTCTTTCTTGAGGAGGAAGGATACATCACTGAACGGGTTCATCATGCCCGTGAGGCACTTCAACTGTTCTCGCAATTTCAACCGGATATCGTTGTAACGGACCTGATGCTGCCTGAAACGGATGGAAATGATCTTGTAGAAGCATTCCGCCAGCATTCCACTGTGCCCATTCTGATGATCTCGGCAAGCACCATGTTGAATGATCGACTTCGCGCATTGCACAATGGTGCGGATGACTTTCTGTGCAAGCCATTTAGTCTGAAAGAGCTGGACGCACGAATTAAAGCACTGCTGCGCAGATCAATTATTTCCTATCAGGATAAACCGGTTAAAGAGGACAAGCAGGCAGAGGTTACTGGACATGTAAATGTGAATGAGTACAGAAGAACTCTGTTTGTGGATGGTGTTGAAATCGAGGTCACTCATATCGAGTTTGAAATTATGAAGGAATTGTACCGGAATCCGGGCAAAGTATTCACCCGCAATGAACTGATGGATCGAATCAAAGGCTCCGAACGTGCCTATCTGGATCGTACCATTGATGTTCATATCTCAAGTCTGCGTAAAAAAATCGAGCCTGACCCCAAGAATCCCCGTTATATCAAGACCGTTTGGGGAACAGGCTATAAATATGTGATCTGA
- a CDS encoding virulence factor, translated as MNIVSIEPTPSPNTMMLHLDERLEDGIRKTYTLDNERSAPAFIRQMLHIPGVKSVFHTTDFVALDRKGNADWSVILGEVQNRLGQQGIDLDWIESEDASGEHFGEAQVFVQFFRGVPMQIRVKAGVKEERISLSDRFVKAVTEVASATMIKERKLSDYGVRYGELPDIAREVEQELEAAYPPERLEQVIKQAIEHGTKAEEFVERRRELDGAELEEALRSEDWNVRYAAFDGMEPTAERLPLVAHALHDNKMQIRRLAVVYLGDIRTPEAMELLYEALQDSSPAVRRTAGDTLSDIGDPAATPAMTATLSDKSKLVRWRAARFLYEVGTEEAEQALRVAADDPEFEVSLQAKMALERIESGEQAAGTVWQQMAGRNKKED; from the coding sequence ATGAATATTGTTTCCATTGAACCAACACCGAGTCCAAATACGATGATGCTGCATCTCGATGAACGTCTGGAGGACGGAATTCGCAAAACATATACACTGGACAACGAACGATCCGCTCCGGCGTTCATACGCCAGATGCTTCATATTCCTGGCGTAAAGAGTGTGTTCCACACGACCGACTTTGTGGCGCTTGACCGTAAAGGGAATGCAGACTGGTCCGTCATTTTGGGCGAAGTCCAAAATCGCCTTGGACAGCAAGGCATTGATCTGGACTGGATTGAATCCGAAGATGCCTCAGGCGAGCACTTCGGAGAAGCACAGGTATTCGTACAATTTTTCCGAGGCGTACCGATGCAAATCAGGGTCAAAGCCGGGGTCAAGGAAGAACGAATCTCGTTGTCGGACCGTTTTGTCAAAGCCGTGACAGAAGTTGCCAGTGCGACGATGATCAAAGAACGCAAACTGAGCGATTACGGCGTTCGATATGGTGAATTGCCTGATATTGCTCGTGAAGTCGAGCAGGAATTGGAAGCTGCTTACCCGCCAGAACGACTGGAACAGGTCATCAAACAGGCCATTGAACATGGTACCAAAGCAGAAGAGTTCGTTGAGCGCCGTCGTGAATTGGATGGAGCCGAACTTGAAGAGGCTCTTCGAAGCGAGGACTGGAATGTTCGCTATGCGGCATTTGACGGCATGGAGCCTACGGCCGAAAGACTGCCCCTCGTAGCTCATGCCCTGCATGACAACAAAATGCAGATTCGCCGCTTGGCTGTAGTATACCTCGGTGACATTCGTACACCGGAAGCGATGGAATTGCTCTATGAAGCACTGCAGGACAGTTCTCCTGCGGTACGTCGGACTGCCGGGGATACCTTGTCTGATATCGGTGACCCTGCCGCCACTCCAGCCATGACAGCAACGTTATCCGATAAAAGTAAACTTGTACGCTGGCGTGCAGCACGTTTTCTATATGAAGTCGGAACAGAAGAAGCAGAACAAGCCTTGCGAGTTGCAGCCGATGATCCCGAATTTGAAGTCAGCCTACAAGCCAAGATGGCTCTGGAGCGGATCGAATCGGGCGAACAGGCTGCTGGAACGGTATGGCAGCAAATGGCTGGCCGTAACAAGAAAGAGGATTAG
- a CDS encoding amino acid permease: protein MQDRSNPTTTTGPSLKKGLRARHMTMIALGGSIGTGLFLASGTAISTAGPGGALIAYAAVGIMVYFLMTSLGELATFMPDSGSFNTYAARFVDPALGFAMGWNFWYNWAVTIAAELAAATVLIKYWFPDSSSMLWSLLFLVLIFALNVLSVKGYGESEYWFAIIKVATVIIFLAVGVLMIFGIMGGEAVGFSNFTIGDAPIHGGFFAVLGVFMAAGFSFQGTELIGVAAGESENPRENVPRAIRQVFWRILIFYILAITVISLIIPYTHPNLLKGDLENIGVSPFTLVFEKAGLAIAASVMNAVILTSVLSAGNSGMYASSRVLYALARDGKAPRFLGKLNKKGIPMNALLLTTAVGMLAFLASLFGDGIVYTWLLNASGMCGFITWLGIAISHYRFRRAYVAQGRDLSDLPYRARWFPFGPIFAFVLCIIVIIGQNYQAFTGDQIDWSGAIVAYLSVPLFLVLWLGYKWIKKTKVVPLQECDFTPTDSPTDK, encoded by the coding sequence ATGCAAGACCGCAGTAACCCAACAACGACAACCGGACCTTCCCTGAAAAAAGGATTACGCGCACGCCATATGACGATGATCGCCCTCGGTGGCTCCATTGGTACTGGGCTGTTCCTCGCAAGTGGTACCGCCATCTCAACCGCAGGCCCTGGTGGAGCTTTAATTGCCTATGCGGCTGTTGGCATTATGGTCTATTTCCTGATGACCAGCCTTGGTGAGCTTGCAACCTTTATGCCGGACTCCGGTTCATTTAATACGTATGCCGCACGTTTTGTCGATCCGGCCCTCGGCTTCGCCATGGGCTGGAACTTCTGGTACAACTGGGCGGTAACCATTGCAGCAGAGCTTGCTGCCGCTACAGTACTCATTAAATACTGGTTCCCCGACAGTTCATCCATGTTATGGAGCTTGTTGTTCCTCGTGCTGATCTTTGCCTTAAATGTACTGTCGGTCAAAGGCTACGGAGAGTCCGAATACTGGTTCGCCATTATCAAGGTAGCTACCGTTATCATCTTCCTGGCCGTTGGTGTGCTCATGATCTTCGGTATTATGGGCGGAGAAGCAGTTGGTTTCAGTAACTTCACCATCGGTGATGCACCTATCCATGGCGGATTCTTCGCTGTGCTTGGTGTATTCATGGCCGCGGGATTCTCATTCCAAGGCACAGAGCTTATCGGTGTAGCCGCCGGTGAAAGTGAGAACCCACGAGAAAATGTACCTCGTGCAATTCGTCAGGTATTCTGGCGCATTCTGATTTTTTACATTTTGGCGATTACCGTGATCAGCCTAATCATCCCATATACTCATCCGAACCTACTCAAGGGTGATCTGGAAAATATCGGGGTTAGCCCGTTCACGCTGGTGTTTGAGAAAGCCGGACTCGCCATTGCGGCTTCCGTCATGAATGCCGTCATTCTAACTTCCGTACTCTCTGCCGGTAACTCAGGCATGTATGCTTCGAGCCGGGTTCTCTATGCCCTTGCCCGAGATGGTAAAGCCCCTCGCTTCCTAGGCAAGTTGAACAAAAAAGGTATTCCCATGAATGCCCTGTTGCTCACGACAGCGGTTGGTATGTTGGCATTCCTTGCCTCCCTGTTCGGCGATGGCATTGTGTACACCTGGTTGCTGAATGCGTCCGGGATGTGCGGATTTATTACTTGGCTCGGGATCGCCATCAGTCATTATCGCTTCCGCCGTGCATACGTTGCACAAGGCAGAGACCTGAGCGACTTGCCTTACCGGGCACGCTGGTTCCCGTTTGGGCCGATCTTCGCTTTTGTCCTGTGTATCATCGTGATTATCGGACAGAACTACCAGGCATTCACGGGAGACCAGATCGACTGGAGTGGAGCCATCGTCGCTTACTTGAGCGTACCGCTGTTCCTGGTATTGTGGCTCGGTTACAAATGGATCAAGAAGACCAAAGTGGTGCCGTTGCAGGAATGTGATTTCACACCTACCGATTCACCAACTGATAAATAG
- a CDS encoding class D sortase, with amino-acid sequence MKKFSILLILLGVLIVSLPFLRETYYDWQQTRVMNDLEQLQNGLSKLNHSFEQGIQDAASTEPTTDNPDTAQEASSDTLGVLSIDKIDVRLPILEGATEDNMKVAATHLVETTRIGNKGNAAIAAHRAHKKGRLFNRLGELQIGDSMEVTLADRTIIQYKVDQISVVEPNDLSVLEDPGLGQVLTLITCDPLINPTHRLIVRAIEVNLDVAGL; translated from the coding sequence ATGAAAAAATTCTCTATCCTGCTCATCCTGCTGGGCGTTCTGATCGTCAGCTTGCCTTTCCTGCGTGAAACGTATTATGACTGGCAGCAAACCCGTGTCATGAACGATCTGGAGCAGTTGCAAAATGGCTTGTCTAAGCTTAATCACTCCTTCGAACAAGGTATACAGGATGCAGCTTCTACCGAGCCGACTACGGACAATCCAGATACAGCACAGGAAGCCTCTTCGGATACGTTGGGGGTGCTATCGATTGACAAGATTGATGTCCGCTTACCGATTCTGGAGGGTGCAACGGAAGACAATATGAAGGTAGCTGCAACCCATCTTGTCGAAACCACCCGCATTGGGAACAAAGGTAATGCAGCCATAGCCGCTCATCGCGCCCACAAAAAAGGACGACTGTTCAATCGCCTGGGAGAACTCCAGATTGGGGATTCCATGGAGGTCACTCTGGCAGATCGAACGATTATTCAGTACAAGGTAGATCAGATATCTGTTGTGGAGCCGAATGACTTGTCTGTATTGGAAGACCCGGGGCTCGGACAGGTCCTCACCTTGATTACGTGTGATCCACTTATTAATCCAACACATCGGCTCATTGTAAGAGCCATTGAAGTGAATCTGGATGTTGCCGGATTATGA